A window from Mesoaciditoga lauensis cd-1655R = DSM 25116 encodes these proteins:
- a CDS encoding transposase family protein, whose protein sequence is LWKDTGFQGYEPDNVKTYQPKKKPRGKKLTPEDKRKNKLISSIRVRIEHAIGGAKVFHIVRDVYRNHKKGFEDMVMEIACGLHNLRLDYSFSS, encoded by the coding sequence TTATGGAAAGATACAGGTTTTCAAGGATATGAACCCGACAACGTCAAAACATATCAACCGAAGAAAAAGCCTAGAGGTAAAAAACTGACACCAGAAGATAAAAGAAAAAACAAACTCATTTCAAGCATTCGTGTGAGAATAGAACACGCCATAGGAGGGGCAAAAGTATTCCACATAGTCAGGGATGTATACCGAAATCACAAGAAGGGATTCGAAGATATGGTCATGGAAATTGCGTGCGGATTACATAATCTCAGATTAGACTATTCTTTCTCTTCTTGA
- a CDS encoding MarR family winged helix-turn-helix transcriptional regulator, giving the protein MEKDELTVMFSSYPKFFKYLFKDFDYVAFGFPKAALFVMMVLRYRAKGKGIKMSELEAHAGLKKSTLSESVDMLVKEGYVERERSKEDRRVVKVKLTGKGIKKHDELMKGIKKHVEEKLKILSEDERLKLFESFEFIEKISEKLKESK; this is encoded by the coding sequence ATGGAGAAAGATGAGTTAACGGTGATGTTCAGTTCTTACCCAAAATTTTTCAAGTATCTTTTCAAGGATTTTGATTATGTGGCTTTTGGATTTCCAAAAGCGGCCCTTTTTGTCATGATGGTCTTAAGATATCGAGCAAAGGGAAAAGGAATTAAAATGTCGGAATTGGAAGCTCATGCTGGCTTGAAAAAGAGTACCCTCAGTGAATCGGTTGATATGCTTGTGAAGGAAGGATATGTCGAGAGAGAGCGTTCCAAAGAAGATAGAAGAGTAGTAAAAGTTAAGTTGACGGGTAAAGGCATTAAAAAACACGATGAATTAATGAAAGGCATAAAAAAACATGTGGAAGAGAAACTCAAAATTTTAAGCGAAGATGAAAGGCTAAAACTTTTTGAATCTTTTGAATTCATTGAAAAAATTTCAGAAAAATTGAAGGAGAGCAAATAA
- a CDS encoding MDR family MFS transporter yields the protein MPNVSKRVAFGALITVLTSIFMSSLDQTVVGTAMPRVINDLGGMSLYSWVFTIYMLTSTIFVPIFGKLSDMFGRKYFYMSGILVFMAGSWSAGLSPSIYWLIVSRAVQGFGAAMTMAIGPAIIGDVFTARERGKFQGLLGAVFGISSVIGPLIGGYLTDNLSWHWVFYVNMPIGIPAFIMAYFLIPKELGRNAIGEKVDYLGATLLGSMLLSLLLGFSFASQDHTWNEFKVWGLFLISAAIFVFFYFTEKKAKEPILELSLFKNQVFTVGNILNFIVGFSLFASAVYLPLFVQAVQGRTATNSGLILMPMMLGAVLTSIGGGFYISKTGKYKLSFILGTITMTYGLYMMSRFTVNSSNTEISLAMVIVGMGVGLPMGMLMVIMQSAVERKYTGLALSSVQFFRSVGGTVGTAVLGTVVNNTFAAKLDLLPKVLNFVLPKEFLHMMRTPQFLMNRLYS from the coding sequence ATGCCAAATGTGAGCAAAAGAGTGGCCTTTGGAGCCCTTATAACGGTTTTAACTTCCATTTTCATGTCTTCTCTTGACCAAACAGTGGTTGGAACCGCTATGCCACGAGTAATAAACGATCTGGGTGGGATGTCGCTTTATTCGTGGGTTTTCACCATTTACATGCTTACTTCTACGATATTTGTTCCCATATTTGGGAAATTATCAGATATGTTTGGAAGAAAATACTTTTATATGAGTGGCATACTCGTTTTCATGGCAGGATCGTGGAGTGCAGGTCTTTCCCCATCGATTTATTGGCTAATAGTTTCAAGGGCCGTTCAAGGTTTTGGAGCGGCCATGACAATGGCAATAGGGCCGGCCATAATAGGTGATGTTTTCACCGCAAGGGAGAGGGGAAAGTTTCAAGGATTGCTCGGAGCGGTTTTTGGCATTTCAAGCGTCATAGGTCCTTTGATAGGAGGATATTTGACCGATAATTTAAGTTGGCATTGGGTGTTTTATGTGAACATGCCAATAGGTATTCCAGCATTTATAATGGCTTATTTCTTGATTCCAAAAGAGTTGGGAAGAAATGCCATAGGTGAAAAAGTAGATTATTTGGGGGCTACTTTGCTTGGAAGTATGCTTTTAAGCTTATTGCTAGGGTTTTCGTTTGCTTCTCAAGATCACACCTGGAATGAATTCAAAGTGTGGGGGTTATTTTTGATTTCTGCCGCGATATTCGTTTTTTTCTACTTTACCGAAAAAAAGGCAAAAGAACCCATTTTGGAACTTTCTCTTTTCAAAAATCAGGTTTTTACAGTTGGAAACATTTTGAACTTCATTGTCGGCTTTTCTCTTTTCGCATCCGCGGTTTATCTTCCTTTGTTCGTTCAAGCGGTTCAGGGGAGAACGGCAACGAATTCAGGCCTTATCCTCATGCCCATGATGTTGGGTGCCGTTTTGACAAGTATAGGAGGCGGCTTTTACATATCTAAAACGGGAAAGTACAAACTTTCATTCATACTGGGAACCATCACCATGACATATGGTTTATACATGATGTCCAGATTCACCGTCAACTCATCGAACACAGAAATTTCACTGGCTATGGTAATTGTTGGAATGGGAGTTGGGCTTCCAATGGGTATGCTGATGGTGATCATGCAAAGTGCAGTTGAAAGGAAGTATACCGGATTGGCACTTTCTTCTGTGCAGTTCTTTAGAAGCGTTGGAGGAACCGTTGGAACAGCTGTGCTTGGTACAGTTGTTAACAACACTTTCGCGGCAAAACTCGATCTTTTGCCAAAGGTTTTGAATTTTGTTCTTCCAAAAGAGTTTCTTCATATGATGAGAACGCCACAATTTTTGATGAATAGACTTTATTCTTAA